The Thermincola ferriacetica genome has a window encoding:
- a CDS encoding radical SAM protein, with product MYDLIFADSEGRFYDHPELKMVGRIGEIFVEPVAKEMIPLPEGASLVLLPDRIPVGLDAKGNFTLAKGEGRPMWAVGALLPQGYTRTLVPAYKPVTDSYLPLFGYAAVGWQDGTVYVAAYPTDDPYKWDPVNYNTEDLAGKIAQKLARHKNNRILDQLAKCALHYSCFTAQNIFYERWEGGIPVSPRCNARCLGCISEQPAECCPSPQTRISFTPTVKEIEEIAYEHLVKADDAIVSFGQGCEGEPALAYQVIAEAIGRIRDRTGLGTINMNTNGGFTEGVKAVCKAGIDSLRISTVSALEETYNAYYRPRNYSLTDVKKSIAIAKEEKVFVALNLLTYPGLTDREKEVEALIDLVDEFGIDMIQFRNLNIDPLMLAQAIPPGEPQTMGIPDLIECLREEFPDLLIGSFSKPVRSRFLK from the coding sequence ATGTACGACTTGATTTTTGCCGATAGTGAAGGGCGGTTTTATGACCACCCGGAACTAAAAATGGTGGGCCGTATTGGTGAAATATTCGTCGAACCGGTGGCTAAAGAAATGATCCCCCTGCCGGAAGGCGCTTCGTTAGTGCTGCTTCCGGACAGGATACCTGTTGGCCTTGATGCAAAGGGCAACTTTACCCTGGCTAAGGGTGAGGGAAGGCCCATGTGGGCTGTAGGGGCGCTTTTACCTCAGGGGTATACGAGAACCCTGGTGCCGGCTTATAAACCGGTCACCGATTCCTATCTGCCGCTGTTTGGCTATGCCGCTGTGGGTTGGCAAGACGGGACTGTTTATGTAGCGGCTTATCCCACGGATGACCCTTATAAATGGGACCCGGTCAACTATAATACGGAAGACTTGGCCGGTAAAATCGCCCAAAAGCTTGCCAGGCACAAAAATAACCGGATTTTAGACCAACTGGCCAAATGTGCGCTGCACTATTCCTGTTTTACGGCACAAAACATATTTTACGAACGCTGGGAGGGGGGGATACCCGTATCGCCCCGGTGTAATGCCCGGTGCCTGGGGTGCATTTCCGAACAGCCGGCTGAATGTTGTCCGTCGCCCCAAACCAGGATATCTTTTACTCCTACGGTAAAGGAGATAGAAGAAATAGCATACGAGCACCTGGTGAAAGCCGATGATGCGATTGTCAGTTTCGGCCAGGGCTGCGAAGGGGAGCCGGCTTTGGCTTATCAGGTGATTGCTGAAGCAATTGGAAGAATACGCGACCGTACGGGCTTAGGAACTATTAACATGAATACCAATGGCGGGTTTACGGAGGGGGTTAAGGCAGTATGCAAAGCCGGGATAGATTCCCTGCGTATCAGCACTGTCAGCGCCCTGGAGGAAACCTATAATGCCTATTACCGTCCCCGCAACTATTCTTTGACAGACGTAAAGAAATCCATTGCCATTGCCAAAGAAGAAAAAGTATTTGTGGCATTAAACCTGCTGACATATCCCGGTCTTACTGACAGGGAAAAGGAAGTAGAAGCTTTGATCGATCTGGTTGATGAATTTGGCATAGATATGATACAGTTTAGAAATTTAAATATAGACCCGTTAATGCTGGCTCAGGCTATTCCGCCAGGGGAGCCGCAGACCATGGGTATTCCCGATTTAATTGAATGTCTCAGGGAAGAGTTTCCGGACCTTTTAATCGGCAGTTTTTCCAAACCCGTCAGGTCTAGATTTCTAAAATAA
- the rpmE gene encoding 50S ribosomal protein L31: MKKDIHPDYGPARVICACGETFETGSVKKELRVEICSKCHPFYTGKQRFVDTGGRVDKFKKKFNL, from the coding sequence GTGAAAAAAGATATTCATCCTGACTACGGGCCTGCCAGAGTGATCTGCGCATGCGGCGAAACCTTCGAGACGGGTTCGGTCAAAAAAGAACTTAGGGTGGAGATTTGCTCTAAATGCCATCCTTTTTATACAGGCAAACAGAGATTTGTTGATACCGGTGGCAGGGTAGATAAATTTAAGAAAAAATTCAATTTATAA
- a CDS encoding DUF1385 domain-containing protein, giving the protein MSRVCQYGGQAVIEGVMMRGPKELAIAVRKEDDSIVIEERPIKSITDKLKFLKWPFLRGVIVLFESMIIGIQALTFSANQAVEEEEEEELSNWELGLTIAVALVLGILLFVVAPTTIARFLYFIDNVYLLNFLEGLVRISIFLLYVTLISRMKDIQRVFQYHGAEHKVIHAYEYEEELTVENVRKYSTLHPRCGTSFLLIVMVIMIFLYSFLGKPGLLVRIVSRIALLPIVAGISYEMIKLSGKYSRHPLMKIIIAPGLWLQKLTTREPDDAQIEVAIKALKAILPEEKTVKTEEQVAI; this is encoded by the coding sequence TTGAGTAGGGTTTGTCAATATGGAGGGCAGGCAGTTATTGAAGGAGTTATGATGAGGGGTCCGAAGGAACTGGCTATTGCCGTTCGGAAAGAAGATGACAGCATCGTCATTGAGGAACGTCCCATCAAATCAATTACTGATAAACTGAAGTTTTTAAAGTGGCCGTTCTTACGGGGAGTTATAGTACTTTTTGAATCAATGATCATAGGTATCCAGGCTCTTACCTTTTCAGCCAACCAGGCTGTTGAAGAAGAAGAAGAAGAGGAACTGAGCAACTGGGAATTAGGTTTAACTATAGCTGTGGCTTTGGTGCTGGGTATATTACTGTTTGTTGTAGCACCTACAACAATAGCCAGGTTTTTGTATTTTATCGATAATGTCTATCTGCTAAACTTTCTTGAGGGTTTGGTCAGGATATCCATATTTCTTTTATATGTGACATTAATTTCGCGCATGAAAGATATTCAAAGGGTTTTTCAGTACCATGGCGCTGAACATAAAGTAATTCATGCTTACGAATATGAAGAAGAATTAACGGTAGAAAATGTGCGAAAATACTCTACCTTGCATCCTCGTTGCGGGACCAGTTTTTTACTTATAGTTATGGTAATAATGATATTTTTATACAGTTTTTTAGGTAAACCGGGGCTCCTGGTAAGGATTGTTTCCAGGATAGCTTTGCTGCCTATTGTGGCCGGTATTTCTTATGAAATGATTAAACTGTCCGGGAAATATTCGCGCCACCCTTTGATGAAAATAATTATAGCTCCGGGGTTATGGCTGCAGAAATTGACAACCAGGGAACCCGATGACGCCCAGATTGAGGTGGCGATTAAGGCTTTAAAGGCCATATTGCCGGAAGAAAAAACAGTTAAAACCGAAGAGCAGGTTGCCATATAA
- the prfA gene encoding peptide chain release factor 1 — translation MLAKLQSLEEKYEELSKLIADPEIIADQSQWQRHAKAHAALTEIVSTYREYKSVLKGIDEAKELLKDQLDSEFREMVEQELAELKEKEEKLSVQLKILLLPKDPNDEKNVIMEIRGGAGGEEAALFAGDLFRMYSRYAEAKGWKTEILSSNPTDIGGFKEIIFLIEGQGAYSRLKFESGVHRVQRVPTTESSGRIHTSTVTVAVLPEAEEVDVDIDPNDLRIDVFCSSGPGGQSVNTTQSAVRVTHIPTGIVVSCQDEKSQHKNKEKALRVLRARLLDKAQEEQRNQLASTRKSQVGTGDRSERIRTYNFPQGRVTDHRIGLTLHKLDMVLEGDLDEIIEALITTDQAEKLKEVQ, via the coding sequence ATGCTTGCAAAACTGCAGAGTCTGGAAGAAAAATACGAAGAATTAAGCAAACTGATTGCCGACCCCGAAATTATTGCGGACCAGAGCCAATGGCAGCGCCATGCAAAGGCCCATGCTGCGCTCACGGAAATTGTTTCAACATATCGGGAATATAAGTCCGTCTTAAAGGGAATAGATGAAGCCAAAGAGTTATTGAAAGATCAGTTGGATAGCGAATTTCGGGAAATGGTAGAACAGGAACTTGCGGAACTGAAAGAAAAAGAGGAAAAGCTTTCCGTGCAGTTGAAAATCCTCCTTCTGCCTAAAGATCCCAATGATGAAAAGAACGTAATTATGGAGATTCGGGGAGGGGCAGGCGGCGAGGAAGCTGCCCTTTTTGCCGGTGACCTTTTCCGCATGTACAGCCGGTATGCTGAAGCCAAAGGCTGGAAAACAGAGATTCTCAGTTCCAACCCTACTGATATCGGGGGATTTAAGGAAATAATTTTTCTCATAGAGGGTCAGGGAGCCTACAGCAGGCTGAAATTTGAAAGTGGCGTGCACCGGGTACAAAGGGTGCCGACAACGGAATCCTCCGGCCGAATTCATACTTCTACGGTAACAGTTGCTGTTCTGCCCGAAGCGGAGGAAGTGGATGTGGATATTGACCCCAACGATTTGCGCATAGATGTTTTTTGTTCCAGTGGCCCGGGGGGACAATCGGTCAATACTACCCAATCAGCCGTCAGAGTTACTCATATTCCGACGGGAATAGTAGTTTCCTGCCAGGACGAGAAATCACAGCATAAAAACAAGGAGAAAGCCCTGCGTGTATTGCGGGCCAGGTTGTTGGACAAAGCCCAGGAAGAACAGCGGAATCAACTGGCCAGTACCAGGAAAAGTCAGGTCGGTACCGGGGACCGTAGCGAACGTATTCGAACTTATAACTTTCCGCAGGGCAGGGTGACCGACCACCGGATAGGCCTGACTCTGCACAAGCTGGACATGGTTCTTGAAGGAGATCTGGATGAGATTATTGAAGCGCTGATTACCACTGATCAGGCCGAAAAACTTAAAGAAGTGCAATAA
- the prmC gene encoding peptide chain release factor N(5)-glutamine methyltransferase codes for MVQTVSQALIWATNRLREKGIDEPRLDAEVLLSYLLGMDRAKLYLNREAVLSDEQIGRFRNLVERRGLREPVAYLTGTKEFMSLDFKVNSSVLIPRPDTEILVEEILAIKPALMVDVGTGSGAIAISAAYYLPETRVFATDISPEALNLARENAINLGVSDRIEFVQGNLLTPFINRPNFRVDLIAANLPYIPGEALKELPDEVRKYEPALALDGGCEGLDLYKSLIRQVPRVLKSGGRLLMEIGYDQSGLLVDFLTQIPCFSGIRVIKDLSGRDRVVSVALA; via the coding sequence GTGGTTCAGACTGTGTCACAGGCCCTTATATGGGCTACCAACAGGTTAAGAGAAAAGGGCATAGACGAGCCCCGCCTTGATGCGGAAGTACTGTTGTCATATCTTTTGGGTATGGACCGGGCAAAGCTCTATTTGAATAGGGAAGCGGTACTTTCTGACGAGCAGATTGGCCGCTTCCGCAATCTGGTCGAACGACGGGGCCTTAGGGAACCCGTTGCTTATTTGACTGGGACCAAAGAATTCATGTCCCTTGACTTTAAAGTAAATTCCAGTGTTCTAATACCGCGCCCGGATACGGAAATACTGGTGGAAGAGATTTTAGCCATCAAACCGGCGCTGATGGTTGATGTAGGGACAGGCAGCGGCGCGATAGCCATTTCTGCTGCTTACTACCTTCCGGAGACGAGGGTGTTCGCCACAGATATTTCACCGGAGGCTCTTAACCTGGCCAGGGAAAATGCTATCAACTTAGGAGTTTCCGATAGGATAGAGTTTGTACAGGGAAACCTGCTGACTCCATTCATTAATCGCCCGAATTTCCGGGTGGATTTGATAGCTGCCAATCTGCCTTACATTCCCGGTGAGGCGCTCAAAGAACTGCCCGATGAAGTGCGAAAATACGAACCTGCCCTTGCCCTGGACGGAGGTTGTGAAGGTTTGGACTTATATAAAAGTTTAATCAGGCAGGTTCCCCGGGTTTTAAAATCAGGCGGCAGGTTATTGATGGAGATAGGGTATGACCAAAGCGGCCTTCTGGTCGATTTCCTGACCCAAATACCTTGTTTTTCCGGCATAAGGGTGATAAAAGACTTGTCAGGCAGGGACCGGGTTGTTTCCGTAGCTTTGGCATAA
- a CDS encoding cation:proton antiporter, which translates to MTWYHELQRAVSESILLQLVIVLTATKLFGTISKRLNQPTVFGKLLAGLIIGPSLLGILQPTEIIKELAEVGVIVLMFLAGLETDVEEFRKAGFASTLTAVGGVILPLLAGLGIGLATGHNLFISLFIGTLLTATSVSISATTLRELGRLQTPVGLTILGAAVIDDILGIVVLTLVLGLAGAGSGIGAVGILIGKMVIFFVVALVIGKKLIPPILKFADKMPVNHGLTTAGLVLAFVFAYVAELSGVANITGAYIAGVLIGMTKFGHQVTEHTETVGFTTVIPVFFVSIGLLAQVNSLQGGILFVTAITLIAILTKILGCGVGARIAGFNNRDSLVIGAGMISRGEIALIIATIGLNRNLINDSLFTASVVMVLITTIITPPLLKAIIVGRGKNENTSLVNPKEG; encoded by the coding sequence ATGACTTGGTATCATGAATTGCAAAGGGCGGTAAGTGAAAGTATATTACTGCAATTGGTTATTGTATTGACGGCCACTAAATTGTTCGGGACCATCAGTAAAAGATTGAACCAGCCCACCGTTTTTGGCAAGCTTTTAGCGGGCCTCATTATCGGCCCCTCACTGCTGGGAATTTTGCAGCCCACGGAGATAATCAAAGAACTGGCGGAAGTGGGAGTAATCGTATTAATGTTTCTGGCCGGTTTGGAAACAGATGTGGAGGAATTCAGAAAAGCAGGCTTCGCTTCTACCTTAACGGCTGTTGGCGGTGTAATCTTACCGCTATTGGCAGGCTTGGGCATAGGTTTGGCAACGGGTCACAACCTTTTTATTTCCCTGTTTATCGGTACTTTGCTTACGGCTACCAGTGTGAGTATTTCTGCCACTACCCTGCGGGAACTTGGACGGCTGCAGACTCCGGTAGGGCTTACTATTTTGGGGGCTGCAGTTATTGACGATATATTAGGTATTGTGGTTTTGACCCTCGTGCTCGGTTTGGCCGGCGCTGGCTCCGGCATAGGAGCAGTGGGAATTTTAATCGGAAAAATGGTAATATTTTTTGTGGTTGCATTGGTTATAGGCAAAAAACTTATTCCGCCGATCCTGAAATTTGCCGACAAGATGCCTGTCAACCATGGGCTGACAACGGCTGGGCTTGTGTTGGCTTTTGTTTTTGCCTACGTGGCTGAATTAAGTGGTGTAGCCAATATTACCGGGGCCTACATAGCAGGAGTGCTTATCGGCATGACAAAGTTCGGTCACCAGGTTACGGAACATACTGAAACGGTAGGTTTCACAACTGTTATTCCTGTTTTCTTTGTAAGTATAGGCTTATTGGCGCAGGTAAATTCCCTGCAGGGGGGCATACTATTTGTAACAGCCATAACCCTGATCGCTATTCTGACAAAAATTCTGGGGTGCGGTGTTGGTGCCAGAATTGCGGGATTTAACAACCGTGATTCTCTGGTCATTGGGGCCGGTATGATATCCCGTGGGGAGATTGCTTTGATTATTGCTACTATCGGATTAAACAGAAACCTTATTAACGATTCCCTTTTTACCGCTTCCGTGGTTATGGTGCTGATAACGACGATTATTACCCCTCCGCTGCTCAAGGCCATAATTGTGGGCCGGGGGAAAAACGAAAATACTTCTTTAGTTAATCCCAAAGAAGGGTAA
- a CDS encoding L-threonylcarbamoyladenylate synthase gives MAKTLLLKVDAQNPDPETISQAAEIIKRGGVVAFPTETVYGLGANALDGPAVQKIFAAKGRPSDNPLIVHIAEFSQLEMLVAEVPLTARRAMEVFWPGPLTIIMPCRDDIPRTVTGGLKTVGVRMPNHPVALALIKAAKLPIAAPSANSSGKPSPTEARHVMDDLAGKIDAVIDGGPAQVGVESTVLDMTGDTPVILRPGGVTREQLEAILGHVDLDLPSVDKIIHQAPKAPGMKYRHYSPEAKLILVKPVPGKAVADIIQALADRYRSKGMKVALMVSVETAAILPLEDVLCGILGHRGHLEEIAGNLFKVLREVDAQKPDVIIAEGFAEAGIGMAIMNRLTKAASQVIDQAFSSYNLNS, from the coding sequence ATGGCAAAGACTCTTTTATTAAAGGTAGATGCCCAAAATCCCGACCCAGAGACCATATCCCAGGCGGCAGAGATTATAAAACGGGGCGGGGTTGTAGCTTTTCCGACAGAAACGGTATATGGTTTGGGCGCTAACGCCCTGGACGGGCCGGCCGTGCAAAAAATTTTTGCCGCCAAAGGTCGGCCTTCCGATAACCCGTTAATTGTACATATTGCAGAGTTTAGCCAGTTAGAAATGCTGGTAGCGGAAGTGCCTTTAACGGCCAGGCGCGCTATGGAAGTGTTTTGGCCTGGGCCTTTAACTATTATTATGCCGTGCCGCGATGATATTCCCCGGACCGTTACAGGGGGGTTAAAGACTGTTGGCGTCCGGATGCCCAATCACCCGGTGGCGTTGGCTTTGATTAAGGCGGCGAAGCTGCCTATCGCTGCACCAAGCGCTAATAGTTCAGGAAAACCGAGCCCTACTGAGGCCCGGCATGTAATGGATGATCTGGCGGGCAAGATTGATGCAGTAATTGACGGTGGTCCGGCTCAGGTAGGCGTCGAGTCTACAGTACTGGATATGACTGGCGACACGCCGGTTATTTTGAGGCCGGGGGGAGTAACCAGGGAGCAGTTGGAAGCCATTCTGGGTCATGTGGATCTGGACCTACCGTCGGTAGATAAAATTATCCACCAGGCTCCAAAAGCGCCAGGTATGAAATACCGTCATTATTCGCCGGAAGCCAAATTAATTCTGGTTAAACCCGTGCCGGGGAAAGCTGTGGCGGATATAATCCAGGCGTTGGCCGACCGGTACCGGTCAAAGGGCATGAAAGTAGCCCTTATGGTGAGTGTGGAAACGGCAGCGATTTTGCCGCTTGAAGATGTGCTCTGCGGCATTTTGGGCCATCGTGGTCACCTTGAAGAAATAGCGGGGAACTTGTTTAAAGTATTAAGAGAGGTTGATGCCCAAAAACCTGATGTTATTATAGCTGAAGGTTTTGCGGAGGCGGGTATTGGTATGGCCATCATGAACCGTTTGACCAAGGCTGCCTCACAGGTAATTGACCAGGCCTTTTCCTCATATAATCTAAACAGCTAA
- a CDS encoding manganese efflux pump MntP family protein, whose amino-acid sequence MDFVTVLLIAAALGADAFSLSVGLGMGGITRRQILVMSTAVLLFHIAMPLAGVYAGELFGAFAGRTASIAGALVLLYLGIKMLYGALKNDEPEGPNILLTNTAGIVFLSGSVSLDALSVGFSLGTQNLALGQAVLIMGPVAGLMTMAGFLLGQQVGGWIGEKAVILGGAILIFIGIKLLL is encoded by the coding sequence GTGGACTTTGTTACGGTTTTATTGATTGCGGCAGCGCTGGGAGCCGATGCTTTTTCTCTCTCAGTTGGTTTGGGGATGGGAGGAATAACAAGGCGGCAAATTTTGGTCATGAGTACTGCCGTACTGCTCTTCCACATAGCCATGCCTTTGGCTGGGGTTTATGCCGGCGAACTTTTCGGCGCTTTTGCGGGGCGTACTGCAAGTATTGCCGGAGCCCTTGTGCTTCTCTACCTGGGTATAAAAATGCTGTACGGCGCCTTAAAAAATGATGAACCGGAAGGACCAAACATACTTCTGACCAATACTGCCGGTATTGTTTTTTTGTCCGGCAGCGTAAGTTTGGACGCTCTTAGTGTTGGATTTTCCCTGGGTACTCAGAATTTGGCTTTGGGCCAGGCGGTATTGATAATGGGTCCTGTAGCCGGGTTAATGACTATGGCCGGTTTTCTACTGGGGCAGCAGGTAGGAGGCTGGATAGGTGAAAAAGCTGTAATTTTAGGGGGCGCAATTTTAATCTTTATAGGCATTAAGTTGTTATTATAA
- a CDS encoding low molecular weight protein arginine phosphatase — MAGGILFVCTGNTCRSPMAEALARNWLSANAPESQVEVASAGLAAWPGSPASPQSVEVMAEGGISLKEHRSRPLTPDMLDKYDLILTMTAEHKRILVNRFPQYAQKVYTLAEYTGNGCGAKDVSDPFGQAVEVYRECAAELRTLVEKAVKKFLMVKNG, encoded by the coding sequence ATGGCCGGTGGCATTTTGTTTGTCTGCACGGGCAATACCTGCCGGAGTCCAATGGCAGAAGCATTGGCCCGGAATTGGCTTAGTGCCAATGCGCCCGAAAGCCAGGTAGAAGTTGCTTCTGCGGGACTTGCGGCTTGGCCGGGCAGTCCGGCTTCCCCGCAATCGGTAGAAGTAATGGCGGAAGGAGGAATCAGTTTAAAAGAACACCGTTCTCGGCCCTTGACGCCTGACATGCTGGATAAATATGACCTGATTTTAACCATGACTGCTGAACATAAGCGTATATTGGTTAACCGGTTTCCCCAATATGCCCAGAAGGTATACACCCTTGCTGAATATACAGGCAACGGTTGCGGGGCCAAGGACGTTAGCGACCCTTTCGGACAAGCTGTTGAAGTATACAGGGAATGTGCGGCGGAATTAAGGACTCTGGTTGAAAAAGCGGTGAAAAAATTCCTAATGGTTAAAAATGGTTAA
- the rpiB gene encoding ribose 5-phosphate isomerase B encodes MKVAIGSDHGGFRLKEEIKKFLTEENIEFKDFGTYSEDAVDYPDISYLVAKAVQKGEYTRGILICGTGIGIGIAANKLPGIRAALCHDTFSARASREHNDANILTMGERVIGPGLARDIVKIWLSTEFAGGRHLRRVQKICQLEEKRDY; translated from the coding sequence TTGAAAGTAGCAATAGGTTCCGACCACGGGGGGTTCCGTTTAAAGGAAGAAATAAAAAAATTTTTGACGGAAGAAAATATTGAATTCAAAGACTTTGGCACCTATTCCGAAGATGCCGTTGATTATCCTGATATATCTTATCTGGTGGCAAAAGCGGTACAAAAAGGCGAATATACCAGAGGAATCCTTATATGCGGGACCGGCATCGGGATCGGTATCGCAGCCAATAAACTGCCCGGCATAAGAGCGGCTTTATGCCACGATACCTTTTCCGCCAGAGCATCACGGGAGCATAATGACGCCAACATACTGACCATGGGCGAACGGGTAATAGGTCCCGGACTGGCCAGGGATATTGTCAAGATATGGCTGTCTACAGAATTCGCCGGTGGCAGGCACTTACGGAGGGTGCAAAAAATATGTCAACTGGAGGAGAAACGTGATTATTAA
- the glyA gene encoding serine hydroxymethyltransferase: MDELQQIGQVDPEVAEAVAKEKARQQNNIELIASENFVSKAVMAAQGSVLTNKYAEGYPGRRYYGGCEFVDIVESLAIERAKKLFGAEHVNVQPHSGAQANMAVYFSQLKPGDTVLGMNLSHGGHLTHGSPVNISGAYYNFVPYGVEEDTGRINYEKVFEIAFRHKPKIIVAGASAYPRIIDFVQLSEIAEEIGAILVVDMAHIAGLVAAGLHPSPVPVADFVTTTTHKTLRGPRGGMILCKAKYGPAIDKAVFPGIQGGPLMHVIAAKAVAFKEALSPEFKIYQEQVVNNAQTLARELMNRGFNLVSGGTDNHLMLVDLRNKGITGKVAENVLDRVGITVNKNAIPFDPESPAVTSGIRIGTPAVTSRGMKEEAMARIAEIIDLALSNYSDESKLAQAGKMVEELSKEYPLYMD; the protein is encoded by the coding sequence ATGGATGAGTTGCAACAAATCGGACAGGTAGACCCTGAAGTAGCTGAGGCGGTAGCAAAAGAAAAAGCCCGCCAGCAAAACAATATTGAACTGATTGCCTCGGAAAACTTTGTCAGCAAAGCGGTTATGGCAGCCCAGGGGTCTGTACTCACCAATAAATATGCCGAGGGTTATCCCGGCCGCAGGTATTATGGGGGTTGCGAATTCGTTGATATCGTGGAGAGCCTGGCTATTGAGCGGGCCAAAAAACTTTTCGGCGCTGAGCACGTTAATGTACAGCCGCACTCCGGGGCTCAAGCCAATATGGCAGTCTATTTTTCCCAGTTAAAGCCCGGCGATACTGTATTGGGTATGAACCTGAGCCATGGGGGGCATTTGACGCATGGCAGTCCGGTAAACATTTCCGGCGCCTATTATAATTTTGTACCCTACGGCGTAGAAGAGGACACAGGGAGAATCAATTACGAAAAAGTTTTTGAGATCGCTTTCCGGCACAAACCAAAAATCATTGTGGCTGGGGCAAGCGCATACCCGCGCATTATAGATTTTGTCCAGCTCTCGGAGATTGCCGAGGAAATTGGGGCCATCCTGGTGGTAGATATGGCTCATATAGCAGGGTTGGTTGCTGCAGGTTTACATCCCAGCCCCGTTCCGGTCGCTGATTTTGTCACTACCACGACCCACAAAACCCTCAGGGGCCCAAGGGGCGGTATGATTTTATGCAAGGCCAAATACGGACCGGCTATAGATAAAGCTGTATTCCCGGGGATTCAGGGCGGGCCGCTGATGCATGTAATCGCAGCAAAGGCTGTTGCCTTTAAGGAGGCCTTATCTCCTGAATTTAAGATTTACCAGGAACAGGTGGTTAATAATGCCCAGACCCTGGCCCGTGAATTAATGAACAGGGGCTTTAACCTGGTTTCCGGGGGTACGGATAACCACCTGATGCTGGTGGATTTACGGAACAAAGGAATTACCGGCAAGGTAGCGGAAAATGTTCTGGACCGGGTCGGGATAACTGTTAATAAAAATGCCATTCCTTTCGATCCGGAGAGCCCTGCCGTGACCAGCGGCATCCGGATAGGCACGCCGGCCGTAACCAGCAGAGGTATGAAAGAAGAAGCGATGGCCCGCATTGCCGAAATTATAGATTTGGCTTTAAGTAACTATTCTGACGAGAGCAAATTGGCACAGGCCGGGAAGATGGTTGAAGAATTAAGCAAAGAATACCCGCTTTATATGGATTAA
- a CDS encoding deoxycytidylate deaminase, which translates to MRPSWQDYFMQITDVVATRSTCLRRKVGAVIVRDNRILASGYNGPPRGLRHCDETGCLRDKLNIPSGERHELCRGLHAEQNVIIQAAMHGINIQGGTFYITHQPCILCAKMIVNAGIKKVVYRGKYPDALALEIFEEAGVELVCLDG; encoded by the coding sequence GTGCGCCCGTCTTGGCAAGACTACTTTATGCAAATTACCGATGTGGTTGCCACTAGATCCACCTGTTTAAGAAGAAAAGTGGGGGCTGTTATAGTACGGGACAACAGGATTTTGGCCAGCGGTTATAACGGACCACCGCGCGGACTTAGACACTGCGATGAAACAGGCTGTTTGCGGGACAAGTTAAACATACCGTCAGGTGAGCGACACGAATTATGCAGAGGTCTACATGCCGAACAAAATGTAATCATTCAGGCGGCGATGCACGGAATCAATATTCAGGGCGGGACCTTTTACATAACTCACCAGCCCTGTATTTTGTGTGCCAAAATGATTGTCAATGCCGGAATTAAAAAAGTTGTTTACCGGGGAAAATACCCCGATGCCCTGGCCTTGGAAATCTTTGAAGAGGCCGGCGTAGAACTGGTTTGCCTGGATGGGTGA